In the Mycoplasmoides gallisepticum genome, one interval contains:
- a CDS encoding ABC transporter ATP-binding protein, translating into MDTQEYALRMVDIHKSFNNGQIKANSGINLSVKRNEIHAIIGENGAGKSTLMSILFGLYKQDEGQIYVWGKEVNFKSSKDASKAKIGMVHQHFKLIENFKVIDNIILGSETTKAGIIHYKKSFNKLKKIIDEYNFKIDLNAKVSSLTVGEQQKVEILKVLYRDADLLIFDEPTAVLSDNEIESFLEILREFKAKNKTILIISHKLHEIKAIADNATIIRKGEYVDSVDVKTTSIEEMAELMVGRTIISSINDSPVTSDEVVLSVRDLNLDTKTAEEKYDELLNKASSVTKTTFTKGWQKAKQTWEKLSSSNRDKSKINFEIKKGEIFAVAGVEGNGQSKLIEIISGLKKSEPNKIFFRDNNKLVDISKLSIKKRSRLGISFVPEDRHKHGLTLDENVRLNSVNNLIDKKPFSDKGFIVPFEIAKYAQDIIDKFDVRGTANGTALSRSLSGGNQQKLIIGREMSKKHELLILAQPTRGLDVGAIEYIHGQIIEAKKQGKAVLLVSYELDEIMALADTIAVISRNNFIGIGSKEEMTRSKIGQLLAGEAMNESI; encoded by the coding sequence TTGGATACACAAGAATATGCACTTCGAATGGTTGATATCCATAAATCCTTTAATAACGGCCAGATAAAAGCTAACTCAGGAATTAATCTGTCAGTTAAGAGGAATGAAATACACGCCATTATAGGTGAGAATGGAGCAGGTAAATCAACTCTTATGTCAATCTTGTTTGGCTTGTACAAACAAGATGAAGGTCAGATTTATGTTTGGGGTAAAGAAGTTAACTTTAAGTCTTCAAAGGATGCTTCTAAAGCAAAGATTGGGATGGTTCACCAACACTTTAAGTTGATTGAGAATTTTAAGGTGATCGATAATATCATCTTGGGGTCTGAAACCACTAAAGCTGGGATCATTCATTATAAGAAGAGTTTCAACAAATTAAAGAAGATTATCGATGAATATAACTTTAAGATCGATTTAAATGCGAAGGTTTCTTCTTTAACTGTTGGTGAACAGCAAAAAGTTGAGATTTTAAAAGTTCTTTATCGTGATGCTGATCTCTTAATTTTTGATGAACCAACAGCAGTTTTATCAGATAATGAGATTGAAAGTTTTTTAGAGATCTTAAGAGAGTTTAAAGCTAAAAATAAAACGATCCTTATTATTAGTCATAAACTACATGAGATCAAAGCGATTGCTGATAATGCAACGATCATCAGAAAAGGTGAGTATGTTGATTCTGTTGATGTAAAGACAACTTCAATTGAAGAGATGGCAGAACTAATGGTTGGTAGAACGATTATCTCTTCAATTAATGATTCACCCGTTACTAGTGATGAAGTTGTATTGAGTGTTAGAGATCTAAATTTAGATACTAAGACCGCTGAAGAAAAATATGACGAATTATTGAATAAGGCTTCTTCAGTAACTAAAACAACTTTTACTAAAGGTTGACAAAAAGCTAAACAAACATGAGAAAAGCTTAGTAGTTCTAATCGTGATAAAAGCAAGATTAATTTCGAAATTAAAAAGGGAGAGATCTTTGCAGTAGCTGGTGTAGAGGGTAATGGTCAATCCAAACTAATCGAGATTATTTCTGGTTTAAAAAAATCAGAACCCAATAAGATCTTTTTTAGGGATAATAACAAACTAGTAGATATCTCAAAACTATCAATCAAAAAGCGCTCTAGATTAGGAATCTCTTTTGTTCCAGAAGACCGTCATAAACATGGTTTAACCTTGGATGAGAACGTAAGACTAAATTCAGTTAATAATTTAATTGATAAAAAACCTTTCTCTGATAAAGGTTTTATTGTGCCGTTTGAAATAGCTAAATACGCCCAAGATATTATCGACAAGTTCGACGTTAGGGGTACGGCGAATGGAACTGCACTATCAAGATCACTATCTGGTGGGAACCAACAGAAGTTAATCATTGGTCGAGAGATGAGTAAAAAACACGAGTTGTTAATTTTAGCCCAACCAACAAGAGGGTTAGATGTGGGAGCGATCGAATATATTCACGGTCAGATTATTGAAGCCAAAAAACAAGGGAAAGCAGTTTTACTTGTTTCTTATGAACTAGATGAAATTATGGCACTAGCTGATACGATTGCAGTGATCAGTCGGAATAATTTCATCGGAATTGGGTCTAAAGAAGAGATGACAAGATCTAAAATCGGTCAATTATTAGCAGGAGAAGCGATGAATGAATCAATTTAA
- a CDS encoding FIVAR domain-containing protein, with translation MKRKNILKFVSLLGIGSFVMLAATSCTSATAPTPNPTPNPEPKPDPMPNPPSGGMNDGNTNPGMDTAAQELASAKAALTTLTNSESEKVGLYVDYAKIKADLTSAYTVAKTTSDSSTSTLDQVKTATSKLQTAIDKAASDKQKFEQDHKDLLMPYSELKTTLSQKNATVVLLNQPKYSAILNKINSIYAQGEEVVIRTLDPVSGAIPTAASITKVNDEINKAISENQLKPKKDNADAFANYQFFKLDKTKIMGMSTNMMKQPQNYSFVGYSVGVTGMQSGQTTIPNWNFAQRIVWSSGAPRAPLASQTETPQAETPPMSAPQGVEPAQQQGDSSPKQASETQEVSPTPAAEVQAQQADTEQPATSQGTPLTDVSWIYSLSGTDVKYTFTFNYFGPSMAYLYFPYKLVKSDDSVGLQYKLNNNNPVALNFGAEANANGPAASVDNINVAKVNLANLNFGENTIEFSVPMNKVAPMIGNMYITSDVANQGAVYNQIFGNTNSSSDAAATSVTVDMLKGYSLASDWSTVISQYAGNDLTVDNMQKPNEKFYLVGYVGGKSPRTYRGSDVTMNVQKSPAVSDTNKRDYIFYVNAPKDGAYSISGVYISGTQNTEIANSWLQFKTGDETNVLQVETPGNNNTEKVASGNWTTKLATFDTARENTKLNPKGKKTLNLKAGLNKIIVNGKDGTGDAPNFGNITFTLMNPSM, from the coding sequence GTGAAAAGAAAAAACATTTTAAAGTTTGTTAGTTTATTAGGTATTGGTTCGTTTGTGATGTTAGCAGCTACTAGTTGTACTTCAGCAACTGCACCAACACCTAACCCAACACCAAACCCTGAACCAAAACCAGATCCAATGCCAAACCCTCCTAGTGGTGGTATGAATGATGGAAATACTAATCCAGGTATGGATACTGCGGCACAAGAATTAGCAAGCGCTAAAGCTGCTTTAACCACTTTAACAAATAGCGAAAGTGAAAAAGTTGGATTATACGTTGATTATGCAAAAATTAAAGCTGACTTGACTTCTGCGTACACAGTTGCTAAAACGACTTCAGATAGTTCAACATCAACTTTAGATCAAGTTAAAACAGCAACATCAAAGTTACAAACAGCAATTGATAAAGCTGCTAGCGATAAACAAAAGTTCGAACAAGATCACAAAGATTTATTAATGCCTTATAGTGAGTTGAAAACAACTTTAAGTCAAAAAAACGCTACTGTGGTGTTATTAAATCAACCAAAATATAGCGCAATTTTGAATAAAATTAACTCTATATATGCACAAGGTGAAGAAGTTGTTATTCGTACACTAGATCCAGTTAGTGGTGCTATTCCAACTGCTGCTTCAATTACAAAAGTTAATGATGAAATTAATAAAGCAATAAGTGAAAATCAACTTAAACCTAAAAAAGATAATGCTGATGCTTTTGCCAATTATCAATTCTTTAAATTAGATAAAACAAAAATAATGGGCATGAGCACAAACATGATGAAGCAACCTCAAAATTACAGTTTTGTTGGCTACAGTGTTGGTGTAACTGGAATGCAAAGTGGACAAACTACTATTCCCAACTGGAATTTTGCTCAAAGAATTGTTTGAAGTAGTGGGGCTCCTAGGGCTCCTTTAGCATCACAAACAGAAACTCCACAAGCAGAAACTCCGCCTATGAGCGCTCCTCAAGGAGTAGAACCTGCTCAACAACAAGGAGATTCTTCACCGAAACAAGCTTCTGAAACACAAGAAGTTTCACCAACCCCTGCTGCTGAAGTACAAGCTCAACAAGCAGACACTGAACAACCTGCAACTTCACAAGGCACACCTTTAACAGATGTATCATGAATCTATAGTTTAAGTGGTACAGATGTAAAATATACATTTACATTTAATTATTTTGGGCCTTCTATGGCTTATTTATACTTCCCATATAAGTTAGTTAAAAGTGATGATAGTGTTGGGTTGCAATATAAATTAAATAACAATAATCCAGTTGCACTTAATTTTGGGGCTGAAGCAAATGCAAATGGACCTGCTGCATCAGTTGACAATATTAATGTAGCTAAAGTTAATTTGGCAAATTTAAATTTTGGAGAAAACACAATCGAATTTAGTGTTCCAATGAATAAAGTAGCTCCGATGATCGGTAATATGTATATTACTTCAGATGTAGCTAACCAAGGAGCTGTATATAACCAAATTTTTGGAAACACTAATAGTTCAAGTGATGCAGCTGCAACATCTGTAACTGTTGACATGTTAAAAGGTTATAGTTTAGCATCTGATTGATCTACAGTTATCTCTCAATATGCAGGGAACGATTTAACGGTAGATAATATGCAAAAACCTAATGAAAAGTTCTATTTAGTAGGGTATGTGGGTGGTAAAAGCCCTCGTACTTATAGAGGAAGTGATGTAACAATGAATGTTCAGAAATCTCCAGCTGTAAGTGATACAAATAAACGCGATTACATTTTCTACGTAAACGCTCCAAAAGATGGGGCATATTCAATCAGCGGTGTTTATATCTCAGGAACCCAAAATACAGAGATAGCTAACAGTTGACTGCAATTTAAAACTGGTGATGAAACTAATGTTTTACAAGTTGAAACACCAGGAAATAATAACACTGAAAAAGTGGCTTCTGGTAATTGAACTACAAAATTAGCAACATTTGATACAGCTAGAGAAAACACAAAACTTAACCCTAAAGGTAAGAAAACACTAAATCTAAAAGCTGGATTAAATAAGATTATTGTTAATGGTAAAGATGGTACTGGAGATGCTCCAAACTTTGGTAACATTACCTTTACTTTAATGAATCCTTCAATGTAA
- a CDS encoding FIVAR domain-containing protein, protein MKRKNILKFVSLLGIGSFVMLAAASCTTPTPNPNPPSGGMNGGDTNPGDGQGMMNAASQELAAARMGLTTVFDSKAKNLGLYVDYKKTQDTLTKAYDAAKTVLDNSSSTTQNLNEAKTRLETAIRTAATSKQTFDEQHAELVKVYEELKTTLSNETATLAPYAAAQYAGIKMHLSGLYDAGKAITTKTLEPVEGDPLTADVVMMANTKIVEAIKDEVLNPQKENATKLADSFVKQVLVKEKITGVEEAHNKAQPANYSFVGYSVDITGTVTGQTSIPNWDYAQRTIFTNGDEPRSISNTPADGQTMVQPLSNVSWIYSLAGTGAKYTLEFTYYGPSTGYLYFPYKLVNTSDQMKLGLEYKLNDATEPSAITFGSEQTMNGKTPTVNDINVAKVTLANLKFGSNKIEFSVPAEKVSPMIGNMYLSSSPNNWNKIYDDIFGNSVTTENNRTIISVDALNGYSLASDWSTYIAEYSGAGLTLNDQAKPNEKYYLIGYVGGTGARNDMMVPKNNVQKFPLANNTSNRNYVFYVNAPKAGDYYIKGVFASGVHSDLKFSTGDMSSNNVTVKQLFTGNLTTTLRTFDTSATTESTRVTTDPTNKKTLTLVEGLNKIVVSGTTENIGAPNFGYLEFILNETQPETTNVSNPS, encoded by the coding sequence GTGAAGAGAAAAAACATATTAAAGTTTGTTAGTTTATTAGGTATTGGTTCGTTTGTAATGTTAGCTGCAGCTAGTTGTACTACACCAACACCTAATCCAAATCCTCCTAGTGGTGGTATGAATGGTGGAGATACTAATCCAGGTGATGGACAAGGTATGATGAATGCTGCATCTCAAGAATTAGCTGCTGCAAGAATGGGGTTAACTACTGTATTTGATTCTAAAGCTAAGAATCTTGGATTGTATGTTGACTACAAAAAAACACAGGACACTCTAACAAAAGCATATGATGCTGCTAAGACTGTTCTTGATAATTCATCATCAACAACACAAAATCTTAATGAGGCTAAGACTAGATTAGAAACTGCAATTAGAACAGCTGCTACTAGTAAACAAACCTTTGATGAACAACATGCCGAGTTAGTAAAAGTTTATGAAGAATTAAAAACGACTTTAAGTAATGAAACTGCTACTTTAGCTCCATATGCAGCTGCACAATATGCTGGAATTAAGATGCATTTAAGTGGGTTATATGATGCAGGTAAAGCCATTACTACTAAAACGTTAGAGCCAGTTGAAGGGGATCCACTTACAGCAGATGTTGTAATGATGGCTAATACTAAGATTGTTGAAGCAATTAAAGATGAAGTATTAAATCCTCAAAAAGAAAACGCAACAAAACTAGCTGATAGTTTTGTTAAGCAAGTATTAGTAAAAGAAAAAATTACAGGAGTTGAAGAAGCTCATAATAAAGCACAACCTGCTAACTACAGTTTTGTAGGTTACAGCGTTGATATAACTGGAACTGTTACTGGACAAACAAGTATTCCTAACTGAGATTATGCTCAGAGAACCATTTTCACAAACGGTGATGAACCTAGAAGCATTTCTAATACTCCTGCTGATGGTCAAACTATGGTACAACCTTTATCTAATGTGTCTTGAATTTATAGTTTAGCTGGCACTGGTGCTAAATACACTTTAGAGTTTACTTATTATGGACCATCAACAGGTTATTTATATTTCCCTTATAAGTTAGTTAATACTAGTGATCAAATGAAACTAGGTTTAGAATATAAATTAAATGATGCGACTGAACCAAGCGCGATCACTTTTGGTAGTGAGCAAACAATGAATGGTAAAACTCCAACTGTTAATGATATTAATGTAGCTAAAGTTACTTTAGCTAACTTAAAATTTGGTTCAAACAAAATTGAGTTTAGTGTTCCAGCAGAAAAAGTAAGTCCGATGATCGGTAATATGTATCTTTCTTCTAGTCCTAATAACTGGAATAAGATCTATGATGATATTTTTGGTAATAGTGTTACAACTGAAAATAATAGAACAATAATTTCAGTTGATGCTTTAAATGGTTATAGTTTAGCTTCAGATTGATCAACATATATTGCTGAATACAGTGGTGCAGGTTTAACATTAAACGACCAAGCAAAACCTAATGAAAAATACTATTTAATTGGGTATGTGGGTGGAACTGGTGCTCGTAATGATATGATGGTTCCAAAGAACAATGTTCAAAAATTCCCATTAGCAAACAACACAAGTAATAGAAACTACGTATTCTATGTAAATGCTCCAAAAGCAGGTGATTATTATATTAAAGGAGTGTTCGCTTCAGGAGTTCATAGTGATCTTAAATTCAGTACCGGAGATATGTCTTCTAATAATGTAACTGTAAAACAATTGTTTACAGGTAATTTAACTACTACATTAAGAACCTTTGATACCTCTGCAACAACAGAATCTACCCGAGTTACAACTGATCCTACTAATAAAAAGACGTTAACTCTAGTAGAAGGATTAAATAAGATAGTAGTTAGTGGAACTACTGAAAATATTGGTGCTCCAAATTTTGGATATTTAGAATTTATTCTTAATGAAACCCAACCTGAAACTACTAATGTTTCAAATCCATCTTAG
- a CDS encoding FIVAR domain-containing protein — protein MKRKNILKFVSLLGIGSFVMLAAASCTSVTNQTPNPAPKPNPNPEPKPDPMPNPPSGGMNGGDTNPGNDGGMMGDNPNSGNTTPEQQLAAARKTLTDLLGTENTNVALYADYAKIQSTLSTAYMTAKTASENTSATLDNLRSASTTLQAAIDKAASNKRTFDSANQPLVTAYNQLKTTLQSKTTSLEGLSENKYSSIKNHLSKLFDAGSAIAARTLDPTMGTVPEVMSVTKANEDIMTAVSKLTEWKTNADKFNDFEKKPLSKEKLESTNDRAHNQEQPANWSFAGYSVDLTTGSTGNSQNLPNWNFAQRKVWTSEGQQTGKTALVSSPVSATDVSWIYSLAGEGTKYTLSFEYYGPDTAFLYFPYKLVKQADSSSVALQYSLNKTSSKLINFEPAETVSTNADQSENGVATTSTTEGRSSSEVLVADEVAAVNNEMNPTPTVSDINIAKVTLSGLTFGENTIEFSVPTNKVAPMIGNMYLTSNSGSQGKIYNEIFGNTSNSSDNSISVTVDLLTGYSLASGWSTYIGEFKQLMDTQMGASSDSQTRKSSYLVGFIGGPGRRQLVNNSNRIQSPQTNSQKRTFTIYVNAPQDGDYYISGSYLTSDNRQLMFSSPTGDSTSSMNNVTLTIQGKRNWTTLDAFNTQTNTNIVNPSNLSSGMQNAHTTLHLKKGLNKVVISGVSNGDTPYIGNLTFTLNNNPSSNTESETRQST, from the coding sequence GTGAAGAGAAAAAACATTTTAAAGTTTGTTAGTTTATTAGGTATTGGTTCGTTTGTGATGTTGGCAGCAGCTAGTTGTACTTCAGTAACTAACCAAACACCTAACCCTGCACCAAAGCCAAATCCAAACCCTGAACCAAAACCAGATCCAATGCCAAACCCTCCTAGTGGTGGTATGAATGGCGGAGATACTAATCCAGGGAATGATGGTGGCATGATGGGCGACAATCCTAATTCTGGGAACACCACACCAGAACAACAATTAGCAGCTGCTAGAAAAACGCTAACCGATCTACTTGGTACAGAAAATACCAATGTTGCCTTATATGCTGATTATGCCAAAATTCAAAGTACTTTAAGCACTGCTTATATGACAGCTAAAACTGCATCAGAAAATACAAGTGCAACTTTAGATAATTTAAGATCTGCATCAACTACACTACAAGCAGCTATTGATAAAGCTGCTAGTAATAAACGTACATTTGATAGTGCTAATCAACCTTTAGTAACTGCATATAATCAATTAAAAACTACACTACAATCTAAAACTACTAGTTTAGAAGGTTTATCTGAAAATAAATATAGTAGTATTAAAAATCACTTAAGTAAACTGTTTGATGCAGGTAGTGCAATAGCAGCTAGAACATTAGATCCTACTATGGGAACTGTTCCTGAAGTTATGTCTGTTACTAAAGCGAACGAAGATATAATGACTGCTGTTTCAAAACTTACGGAATGAAAAACTAATGCAGATAAGTTTAACGATTTTGAGAAAAAACCGTTGTCTAAAGAAAAATTAGAATCAACAAACGATAGAGCTCATAATCAAGAACAACCGGCAAACTGAAGTTTTGCAGGTTATAGTGTTGATCTAACAACTGGATCTACTGGTAATTCGCAAAATCTACCTAACTGAAATTTTGCTCAAAGAAAGGTTTGAACTAGTGAAGGTCAACAAACCGGAAAAACAGCTCTAGTTTCTTCTCCTGTTTCTGCAACTGATGTTTCTTGGATTTATAGTTTAGCTGGAGAAGGAACTAAATATACCCTAAGTTTTGAATATTATGGTCCTGATACTGCATTCTTGTATTTCCCTTATAAGTTAGTTAAACAAGCTGATTCAAGTTCAGTAGCCCTTCAATACAGTCTAAATAAAACTAGTTCGAAATTAATTAATTTTGAACCAGCTGAAACTGTTTCTACAAACGCTGATCAAAGTGAAAATGGAGTAGCAACTACTAGTACTACTGAAGGTAGATCATCTTCTGAAGTTTTAGTTGCTGATGAAGTTGCAGCTGTTAATAATGAAATGAATCCTACTCCAACAGTAAGTGACATTAATATTGCAAAAGTTACTTTATCTGGGCTGACATTTGGAGAAAATACAATTGAATTTAGTGTTCCAACAAATAAGGTAGCTCCAATGATTGGAAATATGTATCTTACTTCAAATTCTGGAAGCCAAGGAAAGATCTATAATGAAATCTTCGGTAATACTAGTAACTCAAGTGACAATTCAATTTCTGTCACTGTTGATTTATTAACAGGTTATAGTCTTGCTTCTGGTTGATCAACATATATCGGTGAATTTAAACAATTAATGGACACGCAGATGGGAGCATCTTCAGATTCACAAACAAGAAAGTCAAGTTATTTAGTCGGATTTATTGGTGGTCCTGGTAGAAGACAGCTTGTTAACAACAGTAATAGAATTCAGAGTCCGCAAACAAATAGTCAAAAAAGAACATTTACAATTTATGTAAATGCTCCGCAAGACGGTGATTATTATATTAGTGGGTCGTATCTAACAAGTGATAATAGACAACTAATGTTCTCTTCACCAACAGGTGATAGTACAAGTTCTATGAACAATGTTACATTAACTATTCAAGGGAAACGAAATTGAACTACATTAGACGCCTTTAACACTCAAACTAATACAAATATCGTTAATCCTTCTAATTTATCTAGTGGTATGCAAAACGCTCATACTACCCTACATCTTAAAAAAGGATTAAACAAAGTTGTTATTAGTGGAGTTTCAAACGGTGATACTCCTTATATTGGTAATTTAACATTTACTTTAAATAATAACCCGTCAAGTAATACTGAAAGTGAGACTCGTCAATCAACATAA
- a CDS encoding GA module-containing protein translates to MKRKNILKFVSLLGIGSFVMLAAASCTQATTPTPTPNPPSGGMNGGNTNPGNGRGMDNSAKQLAAAKTEAKVVINASAELSDSVKEALKRQVDATTTGPAARDLKTKAEALVSAVKALSGSVTAAKTLQSEEQYTNVSQDLKTTLEAKLTAATALLEDGTKLKNLDASSNLDTTKASLESSKTDLDAAVAAVKPDLDFQKTKTSAASAVEALDTLVNSALKVELQRQVTALDKDHAAQATTMLENLTSLKDSLTSLQDLVSKGLAMQVDYPRSYYDADNKADFDAALLKASSVFPAFQWTAESIMVPAATNGALPNPRAWTKARDKSEFKLQNFVMAPAQAATPIITQTSPSATASAIVRVATGTKETSTMQTAPAAQTTTADLASTASYLKSLNDTLKAATDALNGDNPTTKTAYYKADAGRTLYWDGFMPKIVTTTLTVVPRNREYNVSPTGSYPFWKERNALILTTWFNQNQDKLSLVAEQLTKKLGEEKFKNMTLSDPKISWDELVMNSKTILTPKVTFTLTPKKGYKKADDSSQTVTLTIRNLYKEADPNKNLFATQGASSSAAPQNSKVDDANVKAKVNVYLNYTGPNIELDAKFPQVGSQNNTSINGTSNVDGNFNTKFKELLVRDNAQTSLLQAIINYVNKFDPKFKAQLVTEKDGVAITKVQNIKELRIGNLNDSSVFLQQVNGDSSAVYFAVNGVTSEGWLNTFLIRIPLTKFVRPISVLQTPDQQQTKEGGEEATQPQDARSGTASTSEAQSGQSNEPAGSETGSTQQAQSSPTTGTSSSSN, encoded by the coding sequence GTGAAAAGAAAAAACATTTTAAAGTTTGTTAGTTTATTAGGTATTGGTTCGTTTGTGATGTTAGCAGCTGCTAGTTGTACCCAAGCAACTACCCCAACACCAACACCTAATCCTCCTAGTGGTGGTATGAATGGTGGAAATACTAATCCAGGGAATGGTAGAGGAATGGATAATTCTGCTAAGCAATTAGCAGCTGCTAAAACAGAAGCTAAAGTTGTTATTAATGCTTCAGCAGAATTATCAGATTCAGTTAAAGAAGCATTAAAAAGACAAGTTGATGCAACTACAACAGGACCTGCAGCAAGAGATTTAAAAACTAAAGCAGAAGCTCTTGTTTCAGCTGTAAAAGCATTAAGCGGATCGGTTACTGCTGCTAAAACACTTCAATCTGAAGAACAATACACAAATGTAAGCCAAGATCTTAAAACTACTTTAGAAGCAAAATTAACAGCAGCAACGGCATTACTAGAAGATGGAACAAAACTTAAAAATCTAGATGCTTCAAGTAATTTAGACACAACAAAAGCTTCATTAGAATCTTCAAAAACAGATCTTGATGCAGCAGTTGCAGCAGTTAAACCAGATCTTGACTTCCAAAAAACAAAAACTAGCGCAGCATCAGCAGTAGAAGCGCTAGATACTCTTGTTAACTCAGCTTTAAAAGTTGAACTACAAAGACAAGTTACAGCTTTAGATAAAGATCACGCTGCTCAAGCTACAACAATGTTAGAAAACCTAACATCATTAAAAGATTCTCTAACATCACTTCAAGATCTAGTTTCTAAAGGTCTTGCAATGCAAGTGGACTACCCAAGAAGCTACTATGATGCAGATAACAAAGCAGATTTCGATGCAGCGCTACTTAAAGCTTCATCAGTGTTTCCAGCATTCCAATGAACAGCTGAATCAATTATGGTTCCTGCTGCAACAAATGGTGCTTTACCAAACCCTAGAGCTTGAACCAAAGCTAGAGACAAATCAGAATTCAAACTACAAAACTTTGTAATGGCTCCAGCTCAAGCAGCTACTCCAATAATAACGCAAACTTCACCTAGCGCGACAGCATCAGCTATAGTTAGAGTTGCAACAGGAACAAAAGAAACTTCAACTATGCAAACTGCTCCTGCAGCACAAACTACAACAGCTGATTTAGCATCAACTGCTTCTTATCTAAAATCATTAAACGATACTTTAAAAGCAGCTACTGATGCGCTTAACGGCGATAACCCTACAACCAAAACTGCTTACTATAAAGCTGACGCTGGGCGTACACTATACTGAGACGGGTTTATGCCAAAAATTGTAACTACAACTCTTACTGTTGTGCCAAGGAATAGAGAATATAATGTATCTCCAACTGGCAGCTATCCTTTTTGAAAAGAAAGAAACGCATTAATATTAACTACATGATTTAATCAAAATCAAGATAAACTAAGCCTTGTAGCAGAGCAACTGACAAAAAAATTAGGTGAAGAAAAGTTCAAGAATATGACTTTATCAGATCCTAAAATTTCTTGGGATGAATTAGTCATGAACAGTAAAACTATTTTGACACCAAAAGTAACTTTTACCTTAACTCCTAAAAAAGGCTATAAAAAAGCAGATGATTCTTCTCAAACAGTTACACTAACTATTAGAAATCTATATAAAGAAGCAGATCCAAATAAAAACTTATTTGCAACACAAGGAGCTTCATCTTCAGCAGCGCCACAAAATTCAAAAGTTGATGATGCTAACGTAAAAGCAAAAGTTAATGTTTATTTAAACTACACCGGGCCAAATATTGAGTTAGATGCAAAGTTTCCTCAAGTAGGATCTCAAAATAATACTTCAATTAACGGAACCTCAAATGTAGATGGTAACTTTAACACTAAATTCAAAGAATTATTAGTAAGAGATAACGCTCAAACTTCATTATTACAAGCAATAATTAACTATGTTAACAAATTTGACCCTAAATTTAAAGCTCAACTTGTAACAGAAAAAGACGGAGTTGCTATAACTAAAGTTCAAAACATTAAAGAACTTAGAATAGGAAATTTAAACGATAGCAGCGTATTCTTACAACAAGTTAATGGAGACTCAAGCGCAGTATATTTTGCAGTTAACGGTGTAACCAGCGAAGGTTGATTAAATACTTTCTTAATTAGAATTCCTTTAACTAAATTTGTAAGACCTATAAGCGTATTACAAACTCCAGATCAACAGCAAACTAAAGAAGGTGGTGAAGAAGCAACTCAACCTCAAGATGCTAGATCAGGAACAGCTTCAACAAGTGAAGCTCAATCAGGTCAAAGTAATGAACCAGCAGGTTCAGAAACAGGATCAACACAACAAGCTCAAAGCTCACCAACAACTGGAACAAGTTCATCTTCAAACTAA